One Littorina saxatilis isolate snail1 linkage group LG12, US_GU_Lsax_2.0, whole genome shotgun sequence genomic region harbors:
- the LOC138982972 gene encoding uncharacterized protein yields MNRSSQSRSASRFVEHVPSALLPSDPNMYWRLSVEEERLVSQLTEAYTVTQSAQTYVKLSRPSTLCGDQGHSIIGHMAKDMVHFFTTVSDFCSLPARDQAAALSFNAMPLFLLRNAFAASRDFEDTDIPNIIPDSHVASREELVHLLCQFQRSLRPVLRNDIATAAILQCAVVFDARAPDAWDRQRINRLQDKYMIMMKHYVESQCSYLFCWHYVEQMLTLVQEARTLGVMVTRQFKGWKNIIDPLIQQLVHPEEEKG; encoded by the exons ATGAACAGGTCGTCGCAGTCTCGGTCAGCCAGCAGGTTCGTGGAGCACGTGCCATCCGCCTTGTTGCCCTCTGACCCCAACATGTACTGGAGACTGTCCGTGGAGGAGGAACGTCTGGTCTCCCAGCTGACGGAGGCTTATACA GTGACCCAGTCTGCCCAGACATACGTCAAGCTGTCCAGACCGTCCACTCTGTGCGGTGACCAGGGCCACAGTATCATCGGTCACATGGCTAAAGATATGGTCCACTTCTTTACTACCGTGTCCGATTTCTGTTCCTTGCCG GCCAGAGACCAGGCAGCCGCCCTCAGTTTCAACGCCATGCCTCTCTTCCTCTTGAGGAACGCGTTCGCCGCATCACGTGACTTTGAGGACACTGACATTCCCAACATCATCCCCGACAGTCACGTGGCCTCTAGAGAAGAGCTCGTGCACCTTTTGTGTCAGTTTCAGCGCTCGCTGCGACCCGTCTTGCGAAACGACATAGCGACGGCGGCCATTTTGCAGTGCGCTGTTGTCTTCGACGCACGAGCGCCTGACgcgtgggacagacagaggatTAACCGACTGCAGGACAA GTACATGATCATGATGAAGCACTACGTGGAATCTCAGTGTTCCTACCTGTTTTGCTGGCACTACGTGGAACAGATGCTGACTTTGGTGCAAGAGGCTAGAACCTTGGGTGTTATGGTTACGAGACAGTTCAAAGGCTGGAAGAACATCATTGACCCTTTAATCCAGCAGCTAGTTCACCCTGAAGAAGAGAAAGGGTGA